From a region of the Gossypium raimondii isolate GPD5lz chromosome 10, ASM2569854v1, whole genome shotgun sequence genome:
- the LOC128033921 gene encoding protein ALP1-like yields MLGVCTPEMQFVYVLPGWEGSVADGRVLRDAISRRHGLKVPHGCYYLVDAGYTNCEGFLAPFRGQRYHLNEWRQGYQPSSPQEFFNMKHASARNVIERCFGLLKLRWGILRVHRFILSGVQ; encoded by the exons atgctaggtgtttgtacacctgagatgcaatttgtttatgttcttcctggttgggaaggttcagttgccgATGGACGGGTGCTCCGAGATGCCATcagtagaagacatggactaaaagttcctcatg gttgttattatctagttgatgctggatacacaaattgtgagggatttcttgcaccatttagaggacagcgatatcatctgaacgagtggcgtcagggttatcagccaagttctccgcaagagttttttaatatgaaacatgcctcagcacgtaatgtcattgaaagatgctttggcttattaaaacttagatggggaatacttagagTCCATCGTTTTATCCTGTCTGGTgtacaatag